The Thiobacter sp. AK1 genomic interval CACATCCTTGGGGAAGGGGTGCAACTGGGTGCCTGCCTTGATTAGGCGCGCCAGCGCGGCGGGATTCTTGGCATCGTACTCGGCGAGCATGTGCAGATTGGCTTCCGCCGCCGCCACCTCGAAGGCCTCTCGGTAGCTTGCCGGCAGTTTTTCCCATTCCTTGAGATTCACCAGGAAGGAGAGGGTCGGCCCGCCTTCCCACCAGCCCGGGTAGTAGTAGTGCTTCGCCACTTTGTAGAAGCCCAGCTTCTCGTCGTCATAGGGACCCACCCATTCGGCGGCATCCAGGGTACCTTTCTCCAGCGCGGGGTAGATGTCAGGCCCGGCCAGCGTCTGGGGCACCACGCCCAGGCGCGCCATGATCTCCCCGCCGATGCCCGGGATGCGCATTTTCAAGCCCTTGAGATCGGCCGCACTCCGGATCTCCTTGCGGAACCAGCCCGCCATCTGCACGCCGGTGTTGCCACCCGGAAAGTTGATCACGCCATGGTCGCGAAACAGGCCGCGCATGAGCGCCAGTCCGCCGCCGTAGTAGAGCCAGGCGTTCTGTTGGCGAGCAGTAAGACCAAAGGGCAAGGCGGTATCGAAGGCGAAGGCCTTGTTCTTGCCCACGTAGTAGTAGCTGGCGGTGTGGCCACACTCCACGGTGCCGCGTCCCACTTCGTCCAGCACCTGCAGTCCGGGCACCAGCTCGTTGGCGGCGAACACGCGGATCTGAAACTTGCCACCTGTAAGCCCCGCCACGCGTTTGGCCAACAGTTCGGCGGCGCCGTAGATGGTATCCAGGCTGCGGGGGAAGCTGGAGGCAAGCCGCCAACGGATTTCCGGCTCACCTGCCGCCAGCACCGGCGCGGCCACCACGCTTGCCGCCACACCCGCCCCAGCCCGCTTCAGGAAACTTCTTCTCTCCATATGAGCCTCACTGGGTTCAGTCGCGAAAGAAAGCCAAGGTCTTTGGCTGCTGTCACCGCTTTGATTCATTCGCCCGCCACCGTCATCCGTTCGATCAGAATGGAACCACACTGGCGCGAGCCTCGCACGAGGCGATCGTTGCCGATGGCGAGAATGCCCTTGAACATGTCCTTGAGGTTGCCGGCGACGGTGATTTCCTCCACCGGGTAGCGAATCTCGCCATTTTCCACCCAGAACCCCGCCGCGCCGCGGGAATAGTCGCCTGTCACCGGATTCACGCCCTGGCCGAGGAGCTCCGTCACCAAAAGACCCGTGCCCATCTGCTTGAGCAAGCCTGCGAAATCCACGCCGGTATCGGCGACGATGAGGTTGTGATTGCCGCCTGCGTTGCCGGTAGAACGCAGGCCCAGCTTGCGCGCAGAATAGCTGGACAGGAAATAACCCTGCAGCACGCCCTCTTTGACGACCTCGCGGTCGTGGGTGGCGACGCCCTCGTGGTCGAATGGCGCGCTGGCGAGGCCCTTAGGCAGATGGGGGCGCTCGGCGATCCGCACCAAGGGCGAGAACACCTGCTGCCCGAGGCTGTCGCGCAGGAAGGATGTGCCCCGATAGAGGTTGCCGCCGGACACCGCCGACACGAAGCTGGCAATCAAGCCGGTCGCCACCGGCGCCTCGAAGATCACCGGCACCTGACAGGTCTTGGGCTTACGCGCGTCCAGGCGGCGTAGGGTACGCTCCCCCGCGCGGCGGCCGACGGCTTCGGCTGGCTCCAGATCGGCGCGGTCGCGCGCGCTGGTGTACCAATAATCGCGCTGCATGCCGGAGGCCGACTCGGCGATCACCGCGCAAGAAATGCCATGACGCGAGGACGGATAGCCGCCGAGAAAGCCCAAGCTATTGCCGAACACGAACACGGATTCCTGGGTAGAGACCGTGGCCCCCTCGGAATTGTTGATGCGCGGATCGACCGCCAGCGCCGCTGCCTCGCAAGCGCGCGCCAGCTTAACTGCATCATCCGCGGAGAGATCCCAGGGGTGATAGAGATCGAGATCCGGCACCTCCCGCGCCAAAAGCTCCAGCTCGGGCAAGCCCGCGTATGGGTCTTCCGCCGTGTAGCGGGCGATGGTCACCGCCTTGTCCACGGTGTCGCGAATGGCCTGGGGCGAAAAATCCGAGGTGCTGGCATGGCCGCGCTTGTGGCCGAAATACACCGTCACGCCCAGCCCCTTGTCGCGGTTGTATTCGATGGTCTCCACTTCGCCCAGACGCACCGTCACGCTCTGGCCGAAGCCCTGGGTGACCTCCGCCTCGCAGCCCGTGGCGCCCGCCTTGGCCGCCTGGGCGAGAATGTCTTTGGTGATTTGTTTCAGGGTGTCGATGGAATGGGAAAAACGCGCGGTTTCGGCCACGGGCAGGCTCGTTTCCTGTGAGTTGGCAAGGATAAGCACGAAAGCGGTTATGATAGCAACTTTGTCTGGGCGCCGCGAAGGCGCGCCCTTTACCAGCCATAGTTAAAGTTGCAAAAGTCTGTGACAGGCTAGGTGGAGACGGTCATGCCCGCAAAAGCGACCCAGCGCTATCACACACTTACGTCATCCTCGATGGACAGCAGGGAAGACCAGGCACGCTTCGTCAGCAAGACACGGCGCAAGCAAGACATGCTGGCGTTACAGGCGCTGGGCGAGGCGCTCACGCGCCTTCCGCCTTCGCACCTCGCAAAACTCAAGCTGCCCGAAAACTTGTTCGATGCCATCGAAACCGCCAAGCGGCTGTGCAGCCGTGAAGCCATTCGCCGGCAGATGCAGTACATCGGCCGGCTCATGCGCCAAGTGGATCCGACGCCCATCCGCGCCCAGCTTGAGGCGTGGCGCAGTCGCAGCGCGGCCGAGACCGCGCACCATCACCGGCTGGAGCAATGGCGCGACCGGCTGCTCGCCGACGATGCCGCCCTCGAGCGGCTAGCGGCCGAGCATCCGGGCTTGGAACTCAAAGCCCTGCGCACCCTGATCCGCAACGCGCGTCGCGAGGCGCAGCAGGGTAAGCCGCCCCGTGCCGCGCGCGCCCTGTTCCGCGCCCTGCGCAGCCAAATACAAGCCCCAGAGGCAGCGCCGAACGGCGCTGACCGGCCCATGGACGAGTTTTATTGAGCGTTACGTAAGTAGGTGACATTTTTGTGTCGTCCCCGCGAAAGCGTTGACCCAGGAAAATGGCCGAGAATACTCTGGATTCCCCGGGAATGACGTTTGACTTACGCAGCCTGTCAACCACTTTCGTAAAGCTCAATGATGGGCAAGCTCGGCTTCATCTTCTAAACATACGTGCCCCAGTACAGCGACCAATATGACCGCAGCCAACCAGGAATTGATCATCGGCCTTGTGAGCACCAGCGACCGCGCAAGCCAAGGCGTGTACGAAGACCGCGGCATCCCCGCGCTCGAAGAATGGTTCCGCGCCGCCCTCGCCTCGCCCTGGCGCAGCATCACGCGCCTGATTCCAGACGAGCGCGCCGTCATCGAACAGACACTGATCGACCTGGTGGACCACCACGGCTGCCATCTGGTGGTCACCACCGGCGGCACCGGACCCGCTCCGCGCGACGTCACGCCAGATGCCACCCTCGCCGTGGCAGAGCGCGTCATGCCAGGCTTTGGCGAGGCGATGCGCGCGGTGAGCCTGAAATACGTGCCCACCGCCATCCTATCGCGCCAGGTGGGCGTGATCCGCGGCCGCTGCCTGATCCTCAACTTGCCCGGCCAGCCCAAAGCCATCAAGGAAACCCTGGATGGCATCTTCGCCGCCGTGCCCTATTGCATCGAGCTCATTGGCGGTCCTTACGTGACCACCCATGAAGAGGTGATCAAGGCCTTCCGTCCCAAGTCCGCCAAGCCGCCGGCCCCATGAAAGCCCGAGCAGCACGCTAGCCATTCCCGTTTTCTCGACCGTGGGCCATGAAACTCTTGTTGCCCTGGACGGTTGTGGCCGCCTGCGCCCCCTGGCCCTGGAAGACGCGCCCGACCAGGAACTGGCCGAGCGCAGTCTGAACATTCGACTCGCCCGCTTTGCCGGCCGCCCAGAGCTCGCCCGCACCGAGAAATCCCTCTCCCCCTACGCCTTCAGCGAAATCGAAGAAGCAGGCATCACCCAGCGGCTGCTAAGCCTTGCGCTGTGAGCACTGCCGCGGCCGACGCATCGTTCATACTTGCATCCCGCAGCACTGCGGATTCCGGAACTCGATCTTGGCTGCCCCCAACCACGCCGCGCGGCAGGCCCACCTATTGTCTATTCCTTTGGCATGCGCTAACCTTGGCCGTTAAAAAATTCAGGCGGCCTCACCGCGCCCGGCTCCGACGTTCACGCCCATGTTCGACTTCAGCGGTCTGATCAACGCCATCCTGCGCAAACGTTCCGACGATCCAGTGGGCAACCTCAAGTCCGCCACGGTCTGGGTGCAGGAGCTGCCGCTGGCAGATGTACACCAGGCGCAAACCGAGATCGTCAAGGCTCTCACCTCCCTCAACGAGAACCGCAAGATGTCGCTCAAGGAGCGCATCCGGGTGGTGATGTATCTGGATGAGAAAGCACGGGGGCTGCAGGCGCAGCTCTGCCGCGACTATCTGGCGGTGATCGATCTGCCCCACGCGCCGGAAAAAGCCTATCTCGGCACCATCCTCAGCTTCTGGGAGGAAATAGCAAACGCTTATCAGATCTGCATTCGTAGTTTCGCGCAGGAACCCATCAACAAGCTCTGGCCGCAGATCCATCTGATCACCCTGCGTGGGCTCTACTACTACGGCATGCAGGCGAAGTGGGCGCATTTGCGTTACTTGCCCGTGGAGGCCACGGTGTGGCGCAACCTCAACCGGCTCTACCTGTTCGCAGAACGGGAAGGCTTCGAGAAGAATCTCTACAGGCCGTTCCCGGATATGGAGTTGGAAACCAGCTGTGTCGCCCAATACATGCACGCCCAGCTCCTGCAGCTGGCCAGCCCGGATAGCCTGCTCCCGGGGCAGATCGACTTGGTGGATCGCTGGCTTTACCAATGGGCCAAGAGTGTGGCGCTGGAACAGGAATTCCGTCCACACCGCCAGCTCTACGCGGTCAACTTGGGTGACACCAAACCGGCGCGCGCCCTGCGGCGCAACATGCTGGGGGAAAAATACCGGTACTTCGGAGTTGGCCTCCTGCTGGTGCAAATCGAGAAAGCCCTGGAGCAGCTCAAGGCGGGCGAGGTACCGGCGCGTATCGGCCTTACCGAGGACTGCCGATTGCCCCAGTGTCTGGATCTGATCGAGTTGGTGGAGAACCGCTGGTCGCGCAAGAACGTGGAGCGCAAACACGAGCGCACCCCTCAGGTGAAGGTGGTGCACGTGGTGCAAGGCCTCCATGACATCGTCGCTCAACTGAAGCCGGGCGCCAAGAAACGTCGGCGCCGCCCCACCGGGCCGCTCATCGACTATCAGGTGACCGGATATACCGTGGGCGGCACGCCCTTGGAAGGCACCACCCAGAGCGAGCCGCACCTGTTTCAGCCCCATCTAGAGCAGTGGGTAATGGAAAACGAAAGCCTTTCCGGCTGCGGCGCCACCATGAATGGCAACACCCAGCCGCTCAAGATCGGCACATTAGTGGGGCTCAAGCCAGACAGCGCGCGCCATTTCCTGATCGGCGTGGTACGGCGCATCAATAAGAATCCCGCCGCCAAGACCTACGTGGGCATCGAAACCCTAAGCCAGACGCCCATCCCGGTGGACCTGCTGACACTGCCCAACGGCGGCCACGCGCCGCTGCGCACGGACGGGATCTACCTCATGGAGCTGCCCGAGGCCCAGCAGCCCCGCAGCCTGCTGCTCGCCCGTCAGGAATACGAGCCCGGTCGGCTGCTGCGCCTGGAAGCCCAGGGCAAGGCCTATACGATCCGCTTGCAGCACGCACTGGCCGTGGGCGATGACTACGCACGGGTGACCTTCGAGGTGCTCGCGCGCCATCACGCCTGAGACCGGCCAGAGTAACGGCAGCCTTTAGACCGCCCACATGGAAGACACGCCCCCTCCCTTGGAGGTCTGCACCGGCCCGCATCCCAGCGCCAGCGTGATCTGGCTGCACGGCCTGGGCGCAGATGGCTATGACTTCCTGCCCGTCGCACAGGAACTTGACTTGCGCGGCCTGCCGGATGTGCGCTTCGTCTTCCCCCACGCGCCCATGAGGCCGGTGACCTGGAATAACGGCTACGTGATGCCGGCCTGGTACGACATCATCGCCATCGGGCCTGGCGCGCCGGAAGACGAAACCGGCCTAGGTGACTCGCGTCAGCGAGTGGAAGCGCTGATCGCACGGGAGAAAGAACGGGGCATCGCACCGCATCACATCGTGCTGGCGGGATTTTCCCAGGGCGGCGCAGTGGCCTTGTTCACAGCACTCCGCCACCCCGCGCGTCTGGCTGGGGTGCTGGCGCTTTCCACCTATTTGCCGCTGGCAGCCAGGCTGCCTGCGGAAGCAACGCCTGCCAACCGAGCGCTGCCCATCTTCATGGCCCACGGCACGCAAGACGGCATCGTACCTTTGGCGTTGGCCGAGGCCAGCCGCCAAAAGCTCGAGACGCTGGGCCATCCGGTGGAGTGGCACACTTACGCCATGGCCCACACGGTGTGCGCCGCGGAAATCGCCGACATCGCTGCCCGGCTGCGGCGAGTGCTCGCCTGAATCAGCCGCGCACGGCCTCGCCGGCTGCGGGCACCTTGGTCACGAGGCGAAAGCTCACGCGCAGCCAGTCGTCGCCGCGCTCCAGCGCCTGGTTGAGCGCGATCTGATAGGTCGTGCCGTGCAGGCTGAACCATAGGTGGCGACCGTTGGCGAATTCCGCGCTGGGCAGGATCAGACTATCGGGCTGCCCGGCTTTCCGCTCGCCCTTGAGGTAGAGGGCGGGGATGGGCAGCACCACATCCACCGCGTCCACGCCATCGATGGTATAGCCCGAGGGCTGCTCGTGACTCGCCCTAAGCAGCAGGGCCACCGGACGCTGGGAGAGAATCTGCAAGCCCACCGCGTATTGGTTGGGGCTCACTTGCACCATCCGCCGAATCACCGCCACCACCCAGTGGCCCTGGCGTTCCGGCTTCACGCCCAGCAGTTTTCCCAAACGAATCCAATCATCTTGCTGCACATCGATCAGGGCACCGAAGCCCCCGTCGCTTTCGTTTTCCACGACCCAGCGCTCATACTCCGGCAGCGGCGGCCGCCGGCCTTGGCGCGCCTCGGCAAGCTTGGTGCGCGTGCGTTGGGTGACGAAGCCGTAGAGATGCATGTCCAACATCTCCTCGTAGCTCAGCCCCTCGCCCGCCCCGCCCAGACGCACCTGATCGTTGTTAAGCTTGACACTGGCACAGATCATGTCCAAGCCACGCACCACCTCGATCTGCTGCATTACCCGCCTGCGCTCGTGGGCGCGCTGGGTCCGTTTCACGGTAGGGGACCAGAGCGCCGCCACCTTGTCCAAAAGCTCGAGACAAGCGGGCAATTTGCAGTCCTCGGTGAGCCCCAGCCGCGCCGGTGCCTCGCCCTTCATGAGCTTGGCACGAATCTCGTCGATGTGGGACTTAAGCTCAAAGGTCCCCCAGTAGCGTTTGCTCTCCGAGGCCTCCACGCGCCGCACCCGTCGTGCGCCCCGGGCCTCCGCCAGATCCACGTAGAAGGTATGTCGCTCGGGTTTGAATTCCTTCTCCAAAACCAGCTCGCGCGTGAAATCCGCCAGCCACTGATCCACTAGATCAAGCTGGCGCGGCAACAGCGTGCCGTTGTTGATTGCGTCCAGCATCAGGATGCGTAAATAGCGCCCGGCGATGCTGGTGCTACGCTCGTCGTGGGTTTCGTAGAGCTTGAGGGGTTCCCGTTCAATCTCCTCGTATTCCGCGAGGTGATAGAGCTTGTTGAGACGCTTCCACAACTTGGGATCCACCCGCTCATAGCGGAAATAGCACCACTTGGCACCAAGGCCGATGTAATGGACGGTGCGGGCGACAATCAGCGCGAGAGAGGGCTTCACCTTGCTGCCGCTGGGATTGCCCACGTAGTCCATCACCAGCGCGTGGTAAGCGTGCAAGATCTCCTGGTAATAGGCGAACACAGCATTCCACAGCCGACTCTCGACGGCGCGCGACATGCGCGGATTGAGCAGGTATTGGCCAAGCAGAGCCCGCAAGATGTCCTGTGCACCTTCGTCTAGGGTGAACAGAGCCGCGATGCGGTCCTTGCTTGGGGCTTGCTGGTGTTGGTTGTATTCACGCAGGGCCTTCACCAGCCCCTCATTCGCCGCATAGAGATTGCCCAAGGGCAGCGTCTCCATCCAGCGGGTGGCGGACTGAACGTCCGTC includes:
- a CDS encoding TRAP transporter substrate-binding protein, giving the protein MERRSFLKRAGAGVAASVVAAPVLAAGEPEIRWRLASSFPRSLDTIYGAAELLAKRVAGLTGGKFQIRVFAANELVPGLQVLDEVGRGTVECGHTASYYYVGKNKAFAFDTALPFGLTARQQNAWLYYGGGLALMRGLFRDHGVINFPGGNTGVQMAGWFRKEIRSAADLKGLKMRIPGIGGEIMARLGVVPQTLAGPDIYPALEKGTLDAAEWVGPYDDEKLGFYKVAKHYYYPGWWEGGPTLSFLVNLKEWEKLPASYREAFEVAAAEANLHMLAEYDAKNPAALARLIKAGTQLHPFPKDVMSAALAAAEQLYAEEAARNPVFRRIFESWRRFRSDEFQWFRVAELSYANFVFNAVK
- the pmbA gene encoding metalloprotease PmbA, producing MPVAETARFSHSIDTLKQITKDILAQAAKAGATGCEAEVTQGFGQSVTVRLGEVETIEYNRDKGLGVTVYFGHKRGHASTSDFSPQAIRDTVDKAVTIARYTAEDPYAGLPELELLAREVPDLDLYHPWDLSADDAVKLARACEAAALAVDPRINNSEGATVSTQESVFVFGNSLGFLGGYPSSRHGISCAVIAESASGMQRDYWYTSARDRADLEPAEAVGRRAGERTLRRLDARKPKTCQVPVIFEAPVATGLIASFVSAVSGGNLYRGTSFLRDSLGQQVFSPLVRIAERPHLPKGLASAPFDHEGVATHDREVVKEGVLQGYFLSSYSARKLGLRSTGNAGGNHNLIVADTGVDFAGLLKQMGTGLLVTELLGQGVNPVTGDYSRGAAGFWVENGEIRYPVEEITVAGNLKDMFKGILAIGNDRLVRGSRQCGSILIERMTVAGE
- the yjgA gene encoding ribosome biogenesis factor YjgA, with amino-acid sequence MPAKATQRYHTLTSSSMDSREDQARFVSKTRRKQDMLALQALGEALTRLPPSHLAKLKLPENLFDAIETAKRLCSREAIRRQMQYIGRLMRQVDPTPIRAQLEAWRSRSAAETAHHHRLEQWRDRLLADDAALERLAAEHPGLELKALRTLIRNARREAQQGKPPRAARALFRALRSQIQAPEAAPNGADRPMDEFY
- the mog gene encoding molybdopterin adenylyltransferase, translated to MTAANQELIIGLVSTSDRASQGVYEDRGIPALEEWFRAALASPWRSITRLIPDERAVIEQTLIDLVDHHGCHLVVTTGGTGPAPRDVTPDATLAVAERVMPGFGEAMRAVSLKYVPTAILSRQVGVIRGRCLILNLPGQPKAIKETLDGIFAAVPYCIELIGGPYVTTHEEVIKAFRPKSAKPPAP
- a CDS encoding alpha/beta hydrolase, which gives rise to MEDTPPPLEVCTGPHPSASVIWLHGLGADGYDFLPVAQELDLRGLPDVRFVFPHAPMRPVTWNNGYVMPAWYDIIAIGPGAPEDETGLGDSRQRVEALIAREKERGIAPHHIVLAGFSQGGAVALFTALRHPARLAGVLALSTYLPLAARLPAEATPANRALPIFMAHGTQDGIVPLALAEASRQKLETLGHPVEWHTYAMAHTVCAAEIADIAARLRRVLA